One Campylobacter massiliensis DNA window includes the following coding sequences:
- a CDS encoding enoyl-ACP reductase translates to MNCENEFKGKTLVISGGTRGIGRAIVEEFAAKGVNIAFTYNSNEELAKTQAAELEATYGIKARAYALNILEPETYKDLFLEIDADFDRIDFFISNAIISGRPVAGGYTKFMKLRPRGINNIFTATVNAFVVGAQEAAKRMEKTGGGSIISLSSTGNLVYIENYAGHGTAKAAVEAMARYAATELGEKNIRVNVVSGGPIETDALRAFTNYEEVRDKTAELSPLNRMGQPADIAGACLFLCSSKASWVTGHTFIIDGGTTFK, encoded by the coding sequence ATGAATTGCGAAAACGAATTTAAAGGCAAAACTCTAGTAATCAGCGGCGGAACGCGCGGCATCGGACGCGCCATCGTGGAGGAATTTGCCGCAAAGGGCGTAAATATCGCCTTTACATACAACTCAAACGAAGAGCTAGCCAAGACCCAAGCCGCCGAGCTCGAGGCGACGTACGGCATAAAAGCTAGAGCCTACGCGCTAAATATACTCGAGCCCGAGACCTACAAAGATCTATTTTTAGAGATCGACGCAGACTTTGACCGTATAGATTTTTTCATCTCAAACGCAATCATCTCGGGTCGCCCGGTAGCAGGCGGATATACTAAATTTATGAAACTTCGCCCTCGCGGTATCAATAATATTTTCACCGCGACAGTAAATGCATTCGTAGTGGGCGCGCAAGAAGCCGCAAAACGCATGGAAAAAACGGGCGGCGGTAGTATCATCTCGCTATCATCGACGGGCAATCTCGTCTATATCGAAAACTACGCGGGCCACGGCACCGCTAAAGCCGCGGTAGAGGCTATGGCGCGCTATGCGGCCACCGAGCTTGGCGAAAAAAACATCCGCGTAAACGTCGTTAGTGGCGGCCCGATCGAGACGGACGCGCTTAGGGCTTTTACGAACTACGAAGAAGTGCGCGACAAAACGGCCGAACTAAGCCCGCTAAACCGCATGGGTCAGCCCGCAGATATCGCCGGCGCATGTTTGTTTCTCTGTAGCTCAAAAGCTAGCTGGGTCACGGGTCATACCTTCATCATCGACGGCGGTACTACGTTTAAATGA